One stretch of Verrucomicrobiota bacterium DNA includes these proteins:
- a CDS encoding cardiolipin synthase B: MGSLLFLTDLLTGHEPKAARTAAFRLVQRIRKFFVPGLATLALLTGCTNFHGRGIQYQLQPQYGVDEAQFLRSMGQLVGPEIVGGNRVTSLVNGDQIFPAMLEAIRSARKTINLESYIYWSGEVGRRFTDALTERARSGVRVHVLLDWVGSRRIDSELLRRMRAAGVDVQKYNPLVWYNLARVNHRDHRKLLIVDGTVGFIGGAGVADIWLGNADSPAHWRDTHFRLEGPAVGQMQAAFMDNWMKTTANVLDGLDYFPDLLPVGDHFAQVIKSSPREGTESVRLMYLISIAAARKSIRLSMPYFVPGALTTQQLLDARKRGVAVEIIVPGARTDTPIVRHASRSKWGPLLEAGVKIYEYQPTMYHCKMMIVDDFWVSVGSANFDSRSFRLNDESNLNVLSSDFAAEQVRLFEHDKRQSREVAYQDWKRRSVGKRLLEFLTAPFHSHL; this comes from the coding sequence ATGGGAAGCCTCCTGTTCCTTACGGACCTGCTTACTGGCCATGAGCCGAAGGCTGCGCGGACCGCAGCCTTCAGGCTGGTTCAGCGCATTCGAAAATTCTTTGTCCCAGGACTAGCCACCCTCGCCCTTCTCACCGGTTGCACCAATTTCCACGGACGCGGCATTCAGTATCAACTCCAGCCGCAATACGGCGTGGACGAAGCGCAGTTTCTACGGTCCATGGGGCAATTGGTCGGACCGGAAATCGTCGGCGGCAATCGCGTCACCAGTCTGGTCAACGGCGACCAGATTTTTCCGGCGATGCTTGAAGCCATCCGCAGCGCCAGGAAAACCATCAATCTCGAAAGCTACATTTATTGGTCCGGCGAAGTAGGCCGGCGGTTCACCGATGCGCTGACGGAACGCGCCCGCTCCGGCGTGCGCGTCCACGTGCTGCTGGATTGGGTCGGCTCTCGGCGAATCGATTCGGAATTGCTGCGGCGCATGCGGGCCGCCGGTGTGGACGTGCAGAAATACAATCCGCTCGTCTGGTACAATCTTGCCCGCGTCAATCACCGCGACCATCGGAAACTTCTGATAGTGGACGGGACGGTGGGATTCATCGGGGGCGCTGGCGTGGCGGACATCTGGCTCGGCAACGCCGATTCGCCGGCGCACTGGCGCGACACGCACTTCCGTTTGGAAGGGCCGGCGGTCGGCCAAATGCAGGCCGCCTTCATGGACAACTGGATGAAGACGACGGCCAACGTGCTCGACGGCCTCGATTATTTCCCCGATTTGCTCCCGGTGGGCGATCACTTCGCGCAAGTCATCAAAAGCTCTCCGCGCGAGGGGACCGAGAGCGTGCGCCTGATGTATTTGATCTCCATTGCCGCGGCGCGCAAAAGCATCCGGTTGTCGATGCCGTACTTTGTCCCCGGCGCGCTGACCACGCAGCAATTGCTGGATGCCCGCAAACGCGGCGTCGCGGTGGAAATCATCGTGCCCGGCGCGCGGACGGACACGCCGATCGTGCGGCATGCTTCGCGGTCGAAATGGGGGCCGTTGCTCGAAGCCGGCGTGAAAATCTACGAGTACCAGCCGACGATGTACCACTGCAAAATGATGATCGTCGATGATTTCTGGGTCTCGGTCGGCTCGGCGAATTTCGACAGCCGCTCCTTTCGGCTCAACGACGAATCGAATCTGAACGTGCTGTCGAGCGACTTTGCCGCCGAGCAAGTGCGGTTGTTTGAGCATGACAAGCGACAATCACGCGAAGTGGCCTACCAGGATTGGAAACGGCGTTCGGTGGGAAAACGGTTGCTGGAATTCCTAACCGCTCCCTTCCATTCGCATCTCTGA
- a CDS encoding type II secretion system protein, with protein MFPDQSTRTPRCGFTLIELLVVIAIIAILAGMLLPALSKAKMKATGSACLSNQKQLILGFVMYAGDHEEQMLYTDPGPGQIGNPGGGFWPGPYTDAGQFREVSGSMSRTEAQRNVENGIKKGALYNYVSAPGAYHCPGDLRTKNLRPGFGWAYDSYSKANGMNGHADWQGGAQTPYKKLSVVLDAAEAMVFLEEADPRGRNLGTWVIDVEPSARWIDPFAIFHGRTSTISFADGHADIHTWIEASTIKAATDSARGRESFGWSGGNNKNRDFQWVYQRYKHPKWAPLK; from the coding sequence ATGTTTCCGGACCAATCCACCCGAACTCCTCGCTGCGGGTTCACTTTGATCGAACTACTGGTTGTCATCGCCATCATCGCGATCCTCGCCGGGATGTTGCTGCCGGCGCTCAGCAAAGCAAAAATGAAAGCGACCGGCTCCGCCTGCCTGAGCAACCAGAAACAGCTCATCCTCGGTTTCGTAATGTATGCCGGGGATCACGAAGAGCAGATGCTCTACACTGATCCCGGTCCGGGGCAAATTGGAAATCCAGGCGGCGGTTTCTGGCCTGGCCCCTACACGGATGCCGGCCAATTCCGGGAAGTCAGCGGAAGCATGAGCCGCACGGAAGCGCAGCGCAACGTCGAGAACGGGATCAAGAAAGGCGCGCTCTACAATTACGTGTCCGCGCCCGGCGCGTATCATTGTCCGGGCGACTTGCGAACCAAGAATCTGCGGCCGGGATTTGGCTGGGCTTACGACAGTTACTCCAAAGCCAATGGCATGAACGGCCACGCCGATTGGCAAGGCGGCGCTCAGACCCCTTACAAGAAGCTGAGCGTCGTCCTGGATGCGGCCGAGGCCATGGTCTTTCTGGAGGAAGCCGATCCGCGCGGCCGCAACCTCGGCACGTGGGTGATCGATGTCGAGCCTTCGGCGCGGTGGATCGATCCGTTCGCCATCTTTCACGGACGGACGAGCACGATCTCGTTCGCCGATGGCCACGCCGATATTCACACGTGGATCGAAGCGAGCACCATCAAGGCCGCGACCGATTCGGCCCGGGGCCGCGAAAGCTTTGGGTGGAGCGGGGGCAACAACAAGAACCGGGATTTCCAGTGGGTTTATCAGCGCTACAAGCACCCAAAGTGGGCGCCGCTGAAATGA